The following are encoded together in the Pseudomonas sp. IB20 genome:
- a CDS encoding lipoprotein-releasing ABC transporter permease subunit translates to MFRPLFVFIGTRYTRAKRRNHFVSFISLTSMIGLALGVVVMIVVLSVMNGFDHEMRTRVLGMVPHATIEGDSPISDWPSLADKVKQNPKVVAVAPFTQMQGLLTNDGKVQKILLNGIDPAQERNVSIIDKFMLQGKLDELAPGSFGIVIGDKAAAKLGVGIGDKLTFVAPEVTVTPAGMFPRMKRFTVVGTFHVGAGEIDGYLGLTNLTDLARLHRWKPDQVQGLRLKFNDLFEAPRGAWEIAQHLGESQYYARDWTRTHGNLYQAIRMEKAMIGLLLLLIVAVAAFNIISTLVMVVNDKKGDIAILRTLGATPGQIMAIFMVQGTVIGVVGTLIGTAVGILAALNVSAAIAALEKVLGHKFLNADVYFIDYLPSQVQAQDVLMVGGAALVLSFLATLYPAWRAARTQPAQALRYE, encoded by the coding sequence ATGTTCAGACCTCTCTTCGTATTTATCGGCACGCGTTATACCCGTGCAAAGCGTCGCAATCATTTTGTGTCGTTCATTTCCCTGACCTCGATGATCGGGCTCGCCTTGGGCGTGGTCGTGATGATTGTGGTGCTGTCGGTGATGAACGGCTTCGATCATGAGATGCGCACCCGCGTGCTGGGCATGGTGCCCCACGCGACCATCGAGGGCGATTCGCCCATCAGCGACTGGCCTAGCCTTGCCGACAAGGTCAAGCAGAACCCCAAGGTAGTGGCCGTTGCGCCGTTTACCCAGATGCAGGGGTTGCTGACCAACGACGGCAAGGTGCAGAAAATCCTGCTCAATGGCATCGATCCGGCTCAGGAACGTAACGTGTCGATCATCGACAAGTTCATGTTGCAGGGCAAACTCGACGAGTTGGCGCCCGGAAGCTTCGGCATCGTGATCGGCGACAAGGCCGCGGCCAAGCTCGGCGTGGGCATCGGCGACAAGCTGACCTTCGTGGCCCCGGAAGTCACCGTGACCCCGGCCGGCATGTTCCCGCGCATGAAGCGCTTCACCGTGGTCGGCACCTTCCACGTCGGCGCCGGCGAGATCGACGGCTACCTTGGCCTGACCAACCTCACCGATCTGGCGCGCCTGCATCGCTGGAAGCCGGATCAGGTGCAGGGCCTGCGCCTCAAATTCAACGACCTGTTCGAGGCACCGCGCGGCGCCTGGGAAATCGCCCAGCATTTGGGTGAATCCCAGTACTACGCCCGCGACTGGACCCGCACTCACGGCAACCTCTACCAGGCCATCCGCATGGAAAAAGCCATGATCGGCTTGTTGTTGCTGCTGATCGTCGCCGTGGCAGCGTTCAACATCATCTCCACCTTGGTGATGGTGGTGAACGACAAGAAGGGCGACATCGCCATCCTGCGCACCCTTGGCGCCACGCCGGGGCAGATCATGGCGATCTTCATGGTGCAGGGCACCGTGATCGGCGTGGTCGGCACCTTGATCGGCACCGCGGTCGGCATCCTGGCGGCACTGAACGTCAGCGCCGCCATCGCCGCGCTGGAAAAAGTCCTCGGCCACAAGTTTCTTAATGCCGACGTCTACTTCATCGACTACTTACCGTCCCAGGTTCAGGCCCAGGACGTGTTGATGGTGGGCGGCGCTGCGTTGGTCCTGAGTTTTCTTGCCACCCTGTATCCAGCCTGGCGCGCGGCACGTACCCAGCCAGCACAGGCCTTACGTTATGAGTGA
- the lolD gene encoding lipoprotein-releasing ABC transporter ATP-binding protein LolD: MSEKAILSCRNLGKSYEEGPESVVVLSNLQLELHPGERVAIVGSSGSGKSTLLNLLGGLDTPSQGSVWLAGEELSALGEKARGQLRNRSLGFVYQFHHLLAEFTALENVCMPLLIGKTAIPQARQRATALLERVGLGHRLEHKPAELSGGERQRVAIARALVNNPGLVMLDEPTGNLDAHTAQGIKDLMLELSTQMRTAFLVVTHDMSMARQMDRVLHLQEGHLVAI, translated from the coding sequence ATGAGTGAAAAAGCAATCCTGAGCTGCCGCAACCTGGGCAAATCCTACGAGGAAGGTCCGGAGTCGGTGGTGGTGTTGTCCAACCTGCAGTTGGAACTGCACCCGGGCGAGCGCGTGGCGATCGTCGGCAGTTCCGGTTCCGGCAAAAGTACCTTGCTTAACCTGTTGGGCGGCCTTGATACGCCGTCCCAGGGCAGCGTGTGGCTGGCCGGCGAAGAACTGTCGGCCCTGGGTGAGAAAGCGCGTGGCCAACTGCGCAACCGTTCGTTGGGCTTTGTGTACCAGTTCCACCACCTGCTGGCGGAATTCACCGCGCTGGAAAACGTGTGCATGCCGCTGCTGATCGGCAAGACCGCGATCCCGCAAGCGCGCCAGCGTGCCACAGCCCTGCTGGAGCGCGTTGGCCTCGGGCATCGCCTGGAGCACAAGCCGGCCGAACTGTCCGGCGGTGAGCGCCAGCGTGTGGCAATCGCCCGCGCCCTGGTGAACAACCCAGGGCTGGTGATGCTCGATGAGCCAACCGGCAACCTCGACGCCCACACCGCCCAGGGCATCAAGGACTTGATGCTGGAACTGAGCACCCAGATGCGCACCGCGTTCCTGGTGGTGACCCATGACATGAGCATGGCCCGCCAGATGGACCGTGTGCTGCACCTGCAGGAAGGTCATTTGGTCGCCATCTGA
- a CDS encoding lipoprotein-releasing ABC transporter permease subunit — protein sequence MFRPLSIFIGTRYTRAKRRNRFVSFISMTSMIGLALGVLAMIVVLSVMNGFQREMSSRILGMVPHATIVGVNPIDDWQPVAAAAMKNPEVTAAVPFTQMDGMFSYKGAMQPIEISGVDPAQEGKVSIVAQHIVRGKLEDLKAGEFGVVIGDITARRFRLSVGDKLTLIVPEISTAPGGITPRMQRLNVVGIFKVGAELDGSMALINMADAAEIQHWQPNQVQSVRLAVKDLYAAPKVSADIAASLGAAYKPDDWTHTQGSLFSAMKMEKTMIGLLLLMIVAVAAFNIIATLIMVVNDKGADIAILRTIGATPRQIMAIFMVQGTVIGIVGTLIGGVLGVIAALNVSELVGWLERVSGQHIFSSDVYFVSNLPSELQGGDVLLICTAGFALSFLATVYPAYRAAKIEPAHALRYS from the coding sequence ATGTTCAGACCGTTATCGATTTTCATCGGCACGCGCTATACCCGCGCTAAGCGCCGCAACCGTTTTGTTTCGTTTATCTCGATGACCTCGATGATCGGCCTCGCCCTCGGCGTGCTGGCGATGATCGTGGTGTTGTCGGTGATGAACGGCTTCCAGCGTGAAATGAGCTCACGCATCCTCGGCATGGTGCCCCACGCCACCATCGTCGGCGTGAATCCGATTGATGACTGGCAGCCCGTGGCGGCTGCGGCGATGAAGAACCCTGAAGTCACCGCCGCAGTGCCGTTCACACAGATGGACGGCATGTTTTCCTACAAGGGCGCGATGCAGCCGATCGAAATCAGCGGCGTCGACCCGGCCCAGGAAGGCAAGGTCTCGATCGTGGCCCAGCATATCGTGCGCGGGAAACTGGAAGACCTGAAGGCCGGCGAATTTGGCGTGGTCATCGGCGACATCACCGCTCGGCGCTTCCGCCTGAGCGTGGGCGACAAGCTGACCCTGATCGTCCCGGAAATCAGCACTGCCCCGGGTGGCATCACCCCGCGCATGCAGCGGTTGAACGTGGTCGGTATCTTCAAGGTCGGCGCTGAGCTGGACGGCTCCATGGCCTTGATCAACATGGCTGACGCTGCCGAGATACAGCATTGGCAGCCCAACCAGGTGCAAAGCGTGCGCCTGGCGGTGAAAGACCTGTATGCAGCGCCCAAAGTCTCGGCGGACATCGCCGCCAGCCTTGGCGCAGCCTACAAGCCCGATGACTGGACCCACACCCAGGGCAGCCTGTTCAGCGCGATGAAGATGGAAAAGACCATGATCGGCCTGCTGTTGCTGATGATCGTCGCCGTTGCCGCGTTCAACATCATCGCCACCTTGATCATGGTGGTGAACGACAAGGGCGCAGACATCGCGATCTTGCGCACCATCGGCGCCACGCCACGCCAGATCATGGCGATCTTCATGGTGCAGGGCACGGTGATTGGTATTGTCGGCACCTTGATCGGCGGCGTACTAGGCGTGATTGCGGCGCTGAACGTGAGTGAACTGGTGGGCTGGCTGGAGCGCGTGAGCGGGCAGCATATCTTCAGTTCGGATGTGTATTTCGTCAGCAACCTGCCTTCGGAACTGCAAGGCGGCGATGTGCTGCTGATTTGCACGGCTGGGTTTGCGTTGAGCTTTTTGGCGACTGTTTACCCGGCGTATCGGGCGGCGAAGATTGAGCCGGCGCATGCGCTCAGGTATTCCTGA
- the copI gene encoding copper-resistant cuproprotein CopI yields MALRTPLILAGCLLALSFAAVADTAHTFAFGQPASADKATRTVEVLLQDISFSPKSIDVKAGETVRFVLVNKGQLLHEFNLGDAAMHAEHQKEMLKMQASGMLTATGMGKMDHSAMHQDDMRHGDMSGMKHDDPNSVLVEPGKTAELTWTFTKATGLEFACNLPGHYQAGMVGKLTVE; encoded by the coding sequence ATGGCGTTGCGTACACCTCTGATATTGGCGGGCTGCCTGTTGGCGTTGAGTTTCGCTGCTGTGGCTGACACGGCCCACACCTTCGCCTTTGGCCAGCCGGCGTCTGCCGACAAAGCCACGCGCACCGTGGAAGTGTTGCTGCAGGACATTTCCTTTTCGCCCAAGTCGATCGACGTAAAAGCCGGTGAGACCGTGCGCTTTGTACTGGTCAACAAAGGCCAGTTGCTCCACGAATTCAACCTGGGCGACGCGGCGATGCATGCCGAACACCAGAAGGAAATGTTAAAGATGCAGGCCAGCGGCATGCTCACCGCCACCGGCATGGGCAAGATGGACCACAGCGCCATGCATCAGGATGATATGCGCCATGGCGACATGAGTGGCATGAAGCATGACGATCCCAACAGCGTGTTGGTCGAACCCGGCAAGACTGCCGAGCTGACCTGGACCTTCACCAAAGCCACGGGTCTGGAGTTTGCCTGCAACCTCCCTGGGCATTATCAGGCCGGCATGGTCGGCAAACTGACCGTTGAGTGA
- the queF gene encoding NADPH-dependent 7-cyano-7-deazaguanine reductase QueF (Catalyzes the NADPH-dependent reduction of 7-cyano-7-deazaguanine (preQ0) to 7-aminomethyl-7-deazaguanine (preQ1) in queuosine biosynthesis) produces the protein MHPAAEHSPLGKSSEYISTYTPSLLFPIPRAAKWAELGLSAETLPYKGVDFWNCFELSWLLPSGKPVVAIGEFSIPADSPNIIESKSFKLYLNSLNQTAFADTASLEATLRTDLSAAAGKPVSVRIRRLAEVEAEGVQALPGVCIDELDISVSNYEHPRPELLRCDDSRIIEESVHSHLLKSNCPVTSQPDWGSVAVEYRGSALDHASLLEYLVSFRQHSDFHEQCVERIFLDLQRLLKPQKLTVYARYVRRGGLDINPYRSTEDVQFQNLRLARQ, from the coding sequence ATGCATCCCGCAGCCGAACATTCGCCGCTGGGCAAGTCCAGTGAATACATCAGCACCTACACCCCATCGTTGCTGTTCCCGATCCCTCGCGCCGCCAAGTGGGCCGAGCTGGGCCTGAGCGCCGAGACACTGCCGTATAAAGGCGTGGATTTCTGGAACTGCTTCGAATTGTCCTGGCTGCTGCCGTCGGGCAAGCCGGTGGTGGCCATCGGTGAGTTCAGCATCCCGGCCGACTCGCCGAATATCATCGAGTCCAAGTCCTTCAAGCTCTACCTCAACTCGTTGAACCAGACCGCGTTTGCCGATACGGCAAGCCTGGAAGCGACCTTGCGCACCGACCTAAGCGCCGCCGCCGGCAAGCCGGTGAGCGTGCGCATCCGCCGTTTGGCCGAGGTTGAAGCCGAAGGTGTGCAGGCACTGCCGGGCGTGTGCATTGACGAGTTGGACATCAGCGTCAGCAACTACGAACACCCGCGCCCGGAACTGCTGCGCTGCGATGACTCGCGCATTATCGAGGAGAGCGTGCACAGCCACTTGCTCAAATCCAACTGCCCGGTCACCAGTCAGCCCGATTGGGGCAGCGTGGCGGTGGAATACCGGGGTTCGGCACTGGATCACGCCAGCCTGCTGGAGTACCTGGTGAGCTTTCGCCAGCACTCCGACTTCCATGAACAGTGTGTGGAGCGGATTTTTCTCGACCTGCAGCGCTTGCTCAAGCCGCAGAAACTGACGGTGTATGCGCGCTATGTGCGCCGGGGCGGGTTGGATATCAACCCGTACCGCAGCACGGAAGATGTGCAGTTCCAAAACCTGCGACTGGCCCGTCAGTAG
- a CDS encoding DUF4404 family protein: MPAREKLQEQVTILREQLNQEPPLPPEKREALEELIAKFEVQLELEPATQSPSIADDVNRAVEGFELDHPGIAGTLRNIVITLGNIGI, translated from the coding sequence ATGCCTGCCCGCGAAAAACTGCAAGAACAGGTCACCATCCTGCGCGAGCAATTGAACCAGGAGCCACCGCTGCCACCCGAAAAGCGTGAGGCGCTGGAAGAATTGATTGCGAAGTTTGAAGTGCAACTTGAGTTGGAACCCGCCACCCAATCCCCGAGTATCGCTGACGATGTGAATCGCGCGGTGGAAGGCTTCGAACTGGATCACCCAGGTATTGCGGGGACGCTGCGCAATATCGTGATCACCTTGGGCAATATCGGGATCTAA